The following are encoded together in the Chaetodon auriga isolate fChaAug3 chromosome 4, fChaAug3.hap1, whole genome shotgun sequence genome:
- the LOC143320044 gene encoding beta-1,3-galactosyltransferase 5-like: MEDGGRLLKHIFTSILGAVTVFLVYLYFDGESGSWDAPGLRGVTGPSSAAVAEPQWQDPGPYHVAYPQNYTFIMDETLTCKRTTPFLLLMVPVAPGDVAARDAIRRTWGNEKLVLGQLVETVFILGLPGGTDAEQQQEKLEQENLQHRDLIQSNFQDSYRNLTIKTMVMLEWLAAHCVRASYAIKIDSDMLLHVQNLVKLLLDPSTVKQNYMTGLVWWHSPVLRNPFNKFYMPRDVIAEPEYPPYPLGMAYVMSLDLPGKILGVSPQIKPLYIEDVYLGMCLKRLGISPTDPPENTMFIVDPLHPLSGCSLSKVIAVTTTSIPQMASYWQRSRQPEAKC; this comes from the coding sequence ATGGAGGACGGAGGGAGACTCTTAAAACACATCTTTACCAGCATCCTGGGAGCAGTGACAGTCTTCCTTGTATATCTGTACTTTGACGGGGAGTCGGGGAGCTGGGACGCTCCAGGTCTCAGAGGAGTAACAGGaccatcatcagcagcagtagcagaaCCACAATGGCAGGATCCTGGGCCATATCATGTGGCCTATCCCCAAAACTACACATTCATCATGGATGAGACGCTGACATGTAAGAGGACGACCCCTTTCCTGCTCCTGATGGTGCCGGTTGCACCCGGTGATGTGGCAGCTCGGGACGCCATCCGAAGGACGTGGGGAAATGAGAAACTGGTTCTGGGTCAGCTGGTTGAGACTGTCTTCATTCTAGGCCTGCCTGGAGGAActgatgcagagcagcagcaggagaagctggaacagGAGAACCTGCAGCACCGTGACCTGATCCAGAGTAACTTCCAGGACAGCTACCGCAATCTGACCATCAAGACCATGGTGATGCTGGAGTGGCTGGCTGCGCACTGTGTCAGGGCCTCCTATGCCATAAAGATTGACTCAGATATGTTACTCCATGTCCAGAATTTGGTGAAACTGTTGCTGGATCCCAGCACGGTCAAACAAAACTACATGACGGGTTTGGTGTGGTGGCACAGCCCGGTTTTAAGAAACCCTTTCAACAAGTTCTACATGCCGAGAGATGTGATTGCTGAGCCGGAGTACCCCCCGTATCCGCTGGGCATGGCCTACGTCATGTCCTTGGACCTGCCTGGGAAGATCCTGGGAGTCTCTCCTCAGATTAAACCTCTGTACATTGAAGACGTCTACCTGGGTATGTGCCTAAAACGACTGGGCATCTCTCCCACCGACCCTCCGGAAAACACTATGTTTATTGTCGACCCCTTGCATCCTCTGAGCGGCTGCAGCCTTTCAAAAGTGATCGCTGTGACAACGACTAGCATCCCACAGATGGCGAGTTACtggcagaggagcagacagcCGGAAGCTAAATGCTGA